The nucleotide sequence CCTTGCGGCGCCCTGTCTTTCAGCTGCAGGGCCAGCCAGTCGCTGTACTGGCCCACTCTCAAAGTCTGGGTGGTGCCATGATTCGCCTGCACCAGGTAATGCGCGGCGCGGTAGGCGTCTTGCAGTGCCAGGGGCAGCAAGGTGGTCTGTGGTGCACTCATGGGCGGATTTTTGAAGCGTATGCATGGTTTTGCGGCCAGCGGGTGACGTGGTGGCCCGTCTGCGCGACAATAGCGGATTCGGCGCTGGCGGCAGCCCGGCTCCGAGGCTGCTGTGGTGGCCTCGGGCGGGAGACAAAGCCTCCTGCCTCCGCTTTTTCCACTTCAAACTTTGACGCCATGAAAAAACGTACCCTGCTGGCCTCGGTGGCCCTGACTGCAATTTTGGCTGCCTGCGGCAAGAACGAGCCTGCTGCCACGCCCGCTGCAGCTCCCGCACCGGCTCCTGTGGCTGCTGCTACCAAGCTGGTGGTGGGTCTGGACGACAACTTCCCGCCCATGGGTTTCCGTGACGAGAAGAACGAGCTGGTCGGTTTTGACATCGACATGGCCCGTGAAGTGGCCAAGCGCGCCAACATCGAAGTGGAATTCAAGCCTATCGACTGGAACGCCAAGGAAGCCGAGCTGCTGGGCAAGCGCGTGGACGCACTGTGGAACGGCCTGACCATTCTGGAAGAGCGCAAGGAAAAGATTCTGTTCTCCGACCCCTACATGGTGAACAAGCAGATCATCATCGTGAAGGCTGGCTCGGACATCAAGTCCAAGGCTGACATGGCTGGCAAGATCGTTGGCGCCCAGGAAGGCTCCAGCGCCGTGACCGCCATGGCCAAG is from Comamonas fluminis and encodes:
- a CDS encoding amino acid ABC transporter substrate-binding protein, translated to MKKRTLLASVALTAILAACGKNEPAATPAAAPAPAPVAAATKLVVGLDDNFPPMGFRDEKNELVGFDIDMAREVAKRANIEVEFKPIDWNAKEAELLGKRVDALWNGLTILEERKEKILFSDPYMVNKQIIIVKAGSDIKSKADMAGKIVGAQEGSSAVTAMAKDKELSDKFKETKLFGDNIAAMMDLEAGRLDVVVVDEVVGRYYVTKKPDNYTVLADDFGTEDYGVGFRKDDEATRNKVNDVLTEMKKDGKAAEIAQKWFGADVIKH